In a genomic window of Streptomyces sp. SJL17-4:
- a CDS encoding NAD(P)-binding domain-containing protein, translated as MGIDQADPIRRQAGERASTLPATVPVAVVGAGQSGLAVGYHLRQAGVECVLLDADSEVGETWARRWDSLKLFTSAQFSGLPGLPFPGDGRHYPGKDEVVAYLRDYAERFDLQVLPDHRVLSVRRDGDGYLLSTTRGHCRAGQVVIATGAFGIPRLPEFAAALGPDVPTLHTSEYRSPAQVAPGTVVVVGDGNSGRQIAAELSTTHDVVLSCSEAVSPPLPQTVVGRDMFWWMSVLGVMRLPVNMQAPDPVVGDRVPELVAAGGLRTVGRITAADGAELLVAGGERVKPSTVIWATGFRTDWSWLDPEMLDDDGQPRHTEGTGAVPGSYYLGLYRMRTRGSALIGFVGRDAEHVATAIIATAHGKDTTTTPPTTEGRPS; from the coding sequence ATGGGAATTGATCAGGCCGACCCGATACGGCGGCAGGCCGGTGAGCGAGCGAGCACGCTGCCGGCCACCGTGCCGGTCGCCGTCGTGGGAGCGGGCCAGTCCGGGCTCGCCGTCGGATATCACCTGCGGCAGGCCGGCGTGGAGTGTGTGCTGCTCGACGCGGACAGCGAGGTCGGCGAGACGTGGGCGCGGCGCTGGGACTCGCTGAAGCTGTTCACGTCCGCGCAGTTCTCCGGGCTGCCGGGTCTGCCCTTCCCCGGCGACGGCAGGCATTACCCCGGCAAGGACGAGGTGGTGGCGTACCTGCGGGACTACGCCGAGCGGTTCGACCTGCAGGTGCTGCCGGACCACCGGGTGCTGTCGGTACGGCGGGACGGTGACGGCTATCTGCTGAGCACCACGCGCGGCCACTGCCGGGCCGGGCAGGTCGTCATCGCGACCGGGGCGTTCGGCATCCCCCGCCTTCCGGAGTTCGCCGCCGCGCTCGGTCCGGACGTACCCACCCTGCACACCAGCGAGTACCGGAGCCCCGCGCAGGTGGCGCCGGGGACCGTGGTGGTCGTCGGCGACGGCAACTCCGGCCGGCAGATCGCCGCCGAGCTGTCCACGACCCACGACGTGGTGCTCAGTTGCAGCGAGGCCGTCTCACCGCCCCTGCCGCAGACCGTCGTCGGCCGGGACATGTTCTGGTGGATGAGCGTCCTCGGGGTGATGCGTCTGCCGGTGAACATGCAGGCGCCCGACCCGGTCGTCGGTGACCGGGTGCCCGAGCTCGTCGCGGCGGGCGGGCTGCGGACCGTTGGCCGGATCACGGCGGCCGACGGAGCCGAGCTGCTGGTCGCGGGCGGCGAGCGCGTCAAGCCGTCCACGGTGATCTGGGCGACCGGTTTCCGCACCGACTGGAGCTGGCTCGACCCGGAGATGCTGGACGACGACGGGCAGCCGCGGCACACCGAGGGCACGGGTGCGGTCCCCGGCAGCTACTACCTGGGGCTGTACCGGATGCGTACCCGCGGCTCGGCGCTGATCGGCTTCGTGGGCCGCGACGCCGAGCACGTCGCGACGGCGATCATCGCCACCGCCCACGGCAAGGACACCACGACCACTCCGCCCACGACAGAAGGCCGACCGTCATGA